One Streptomyces fagopyri DNA window includes the following coding sequences:
- a CDS encoding aldehyde dehydrogenase (NADP(+)) has protein sequence MTLTGHLLIGSSDVPASAGTMKALDPTTGQYVGPEFAFGGPAEVDRAARLADEAFDSYNRTGPKERAAFLDLIADRLDGVDRELAERAALETGLPVAQLQGETAKAASQFRQFADVVRAGRFRDAAVDPAQPERQPRPRMDHRLQKIAIGPVAVFGASNFPISYSVAGGDTASALAAGAPVVLKAHNAHPGASELQARAIRAAVIDSGLHEGVFSMVRGAGNEIGEALVDHPLIKAVTFTGSERGGMALYRRAQSRPDPIPVFAEMTSVNPTFVLPAALAARGAETGDGFAERMLVNVGQACLKPAVLLAVDGPGYAEMREAAAARVNAMGARTMLTPGIHDAYDQGVRRLGESGAETLTEGLEPQGPWEGRSRLLEVDGERFLADPGLAEEVFGPAALLVRLTDMAQLLAVARTFRGQLSATMHLDEADHGDAARLLPILERRTGRIVVNAFAHPQEVGHATIHGGPFPATTDSRFTSVGMTSIDRFLRPVTYQGFPDALLPDALAADNPLGLWRLVDGHLTQD, from the coding sequence ATGACACTGACCGGACACCTGCTGATCGGTTCGTCGGACGTCCCGGCATCCGCCGGCACGATGAAGGCACTCGACCCCACGACGGGGCAGTACGTCGGACCGGAGTTCGCGTTCGGCGGCCCGGCCGAGGTCGACCGTGCCGCGCGCCTGGCCGACGAGGCCTTCGACAGCTACAACCGCACCGGACCGAAGGAACGCGCCGCGTTCCTCGACCTGATCGCGGACCGGCTGGACGGGGTCGACCGGGAACTGGCCGAGCGGGCGGCCCTGGAGACCGGCCTGCCCGTGGCGCAACTCCAGGGCGAGACGGCGAAGGCCGCGTCCCAGTTCCGGCAGTTCGCCGACGTGGTGCGCGCGGGCCGCTTCCGCGACGCCGCCGTCGACCCGGCCCAGCCCGAGCGGCAGCCGCGGCCGCGGATGGACCACCGGCTGCAGAAGATCGCCATCGGCCCGGTCGCCGTCTTCGGCGCGAGCAACTTCCCCATCTCGTACTCCGTCGCCGGCGGCGACACCGCCTCCGCGCTGGCGGCGGGCGCCCCGGTCGTCCTCAAGGCCCACAACGCGCACCCGGGTGCCTCGGAGCTCCAGGCGCGCGCCATCCGCGCCGCGGTCATCGACTCGGGGCTGCACGAGGGCGTGTTCTCCATGGTGCGGGGCGCGGGCAACGAGATCGGTGAGGCGCTGGTGGACCACCCGCTGATCAAAGCGGTGACCTTCACCGGCTCCGAGCGCGGTGGCATGGCGCTGTACCGGCGGGCTCAGTCGCGTCCGGACCCGATCCCGGTCTTCGCCGAGATGACCAGCGTCAACCCCACCTTCGTGCTGCCGGCGGCGCTCGCGGCGCGCGGCGCCGAGACCGGCGACGGGTTCGCCGAACGCATGCTCGTCAACGTCGGCCAGGCCTGCCTGAAACCCGCCGTCCTCCTCGCCGTCGACGGACCGGGCTACGCCGAGATGCGCGAGGCGGCCGCGGCACGGGTGAACGCCATGGGCGCGCGCACCATGCTGACCCCGGGCATCCACGACGCCTACGACCAGGGCGTGCGGCGACTGGGCGAGTCGGGTGCCGAGACCCTCACCGAGGGCCTGGAGCCCCAGGGTCCCTGGGAGGGGCGCTCGCGACTGCTGGAGGTCGACGGGGAGCGGTTCCTGGCGGATCCCGGCCTGGCCGAGGAGGTCTTCGGACCGGCGGCGCTGCTGGTGCGTCTGACCGACATGGCCCAACTCCTCGCGGTGGCCCGGACCTTCCGCGGCCAGTTGTCGGCGACGATGCACCTCGACGAGGCCGACCACGGTGACGCGGCACGACTGCTGCCGATCCTGGAACGGCGTACCGGCCGGATCGTGGTGAACGCGTTCGCCCACCCGCAGGAGGTCGGACACGCGACCATCCACGGTGGCCCCTTCCCGGCCACCACCGACAGCCGCTTCACCTCGGTCGGTATGACGTCCATCGACCGTTTCCTGAGGCCCGTCACCTATCAGGGCTTCCCCGACGCGCTGCTGCCGGACGCGCTGGCCGCGGACAACCCCCTGGGCCTGTGGCGCCTGGTCGACGGCCACCTCACCCAGGACTGA
- a CDS encoding isochorismatase family cysteine hydrolase translates to MTDIYDPTRTAVLLVDPYNDFLSEGGKIWPAVQQVATDVGLLDNLRAVIAAGRRAELRIAFVPHRRWQEGDYEGWDHPNPTQRLVGERHSFARGTWGGEFHPDLQPADGDVIAQEHWAQSGFANTDLDFQLKQHGVTHVILVGLLANTCIESTGRYAMELGYHVTLVRDATAAFKPEMMHAAHELNGPTYAHSITTAAELLRTLENGDH, encoded by the coding sequence ATGACGGACATCTACGACCCCACCCGCACCGCGGTTCTGCTGGTCGACCCCTACAACGACTTCCTGTCGGAGGGCGGCAAGATCTGGCCCGCCGTCCAGCAGGTGGCCACCGACGTCGGTCTGCTGGACAACCTGCGCGCCGTCATCGCCGCCGGCCGCCGGGCGGAGCTGCGGATCGCCTTCGTCCCCCACCGCCGCTGGCAGGAGGGCGACTACGAGGGCTGGGACCACCCCAACCCCACCCAGCGACTCGTGGGGGAGCGCCACAGCTTCGCCCGGGGCACCTGGGGCGGCGAGTTCCACCCGGATCTCCAGCCCGCCGACGGTGACGTGATCGCGCAGGAGCACTGGGCGCAGAGCGGTTTCGCCAACACCGACCTGGACTTCCAGCTCAAGCAGCACGGCGTCACCCATGTGATCCTCGTCGGCCTGCTCGCCAACACGTGCATCGAGTCCACCGGCCGGTACGCGATGGAGCTCGGCTACCACGTGACCCTCGTCCGCGACGCCACCGCCGCGTTCAAGCCCGAGATGATGCACGCCGCCCACGAACTCAACGGACCCACCTACGCCCACAGCATCACCACCGCCGCGGAACTCCTGCGGACACTGGAGAACGGAGACCACTGA
- a CDS encoding lipocalin-like domain-containing protein — translation MNPDELRKDLVGAWRLVSYRATAVEDGEVVEPFGPRPQGLITYTPGGHMSAQIMRPRRPLFRHGRLEQGLPEELTAAAGGYLAYAGTYEIPEDDLVLHHVELSLFPNWVGTTLARVAGRDGDRLTLSLPEPALIWGARRTGVLVWERAR, via the coding sequence ATGAACCCCGATGAACTGCGCAAGGACCTCGTCGGCGCCTGGCGCCTGGTGTCGTACCGGGCCACCGCCGTGGAGGACGGCGAGGTCGTCGAGCCCTTCGGCCCGCGGCCCCAGGGCCTCATCACCTACACACCCGGCGGTCACATGTCGGCCCAGATCATGCGTCCGCGGCGGCCCCTTTTCCGGCACGGGCGCCTGGAGCAGGGACTGCCCGAGGAGCTGACCGCGGCGGCCGGCGGCTACCTGGCCTATGCCGGGACCTACGAGATTCCCGAGGACGACCTCGTGCTCCACCACGTCGAGCTGAGCCTGTTCCCCAACTGGGTGGGCACCACCCTGGCCAGGGTCGCCGGCCGGGACGGCGACCGACTCACGCTCTCGCTGCCCGAGCCCGCCCTGATCTGGGGCGCCCGCCGCACGGGCGTCCTCGTCTGGGAGCGCGCGCGGTGA
- a CDS encoding TetR/AcrR family transcriptional regulator, translated as MGHSQAAKAESRDRVLKIAARRIREEGLTRPGVAELMNEAGLTHGGFYKHFSSREDLMRQAAALALVDGETKMARAARRNREEPRTGLIDSYLSARHRDAPGTGCAVVTLGAAAGRGEAEMKEAYEKQVRSYLELISGTEDGEDSDEARADAMLTLSAMVGALLMSRAVADPELSDQLLRTVAARLKGAPVPS; from the coding sequence ATGGGTCACTCCCAGGCAGCCAAGGCGGAGTCGCGTGACCGGGTCCTGAAGATCGCCGCCCGCCGCATCCGCGAGGAGGGGCTGACCCGCCCGGGGGTCGCCGAGCTGATGAACGAGGCCGGTCTGACCCACGGCGGGTTCTACAAGCACTTCTCTTCGCGTGAGGACCTGATGCGTCAGGCCGCCGCCCTCGCCCTGGTCGACGGGGAGACCAAGATGGCGCGGGCCGCTCGCCGCAACCGCGAAGAGCCCCGTACCGGACTGATCGACTCCTACCTCAGCGCCCGCCACCGCGACGCCCCGGGGACGGGCTGCGCGGTGGTGACGCTCGGTGCCGCGGCGGGCCGCGGCGAGGCCGAGATGAAGGAGGCGTACGAGAAGCAGGTGCGCAGCTATCTGGAGCTCATCAGCGGGACGGAGGACGGCGAGGACTCCGACGAGGCGCGGGCGGACGCCATGCTCACGCTGAGTGCGATGGTCGGCGCGCTGCTGATGTCGCGGGCGGTCGCCGATCCCGAGCTCTCCGATCAGCTGCTGCGGACGGTCGCCGCACGGCTCAAGGGCGCGCCCGTACCGTCCTGA
- a CDS encoding helix-turn-helix transcriptional regulator, translating into MRDRMGRWPLVGRGPEIDAFAVALTEPECRGFVVGGPAGVGKSRLAEECLDRAAAAGFRVGRATASAAAGAVPLGAIAHLLPAGVDLSDPVAGFAAVVRGLAAGPGQRRWVLLVDDLHLLDAASAVLLRQLMDAGAILLIGTVRAGEPHGKAVAALRGGDEVSRVDLTVLTAEQTEALLPAVLGGPVDRRTVHELSLASGGNVLYLRELVLGALTAGDLTEDGEIWHLREGRLPGTARLTEVIGARLAAASAGRPVLELLALCEPLPPADAEALAPPRVLAALEEAGLIRVVQDRRRVTVTLAHPLYGEVLRAALPVLRRRTLLLDQAARVEARGARRRGDLLRVATWRLAATGTADPALLVQAAVLARHAHDYHQTVALLTALPEKHHTTTTGLTLGNAFFETGRWDEAEAALAQADARAVDTREKLAVTLVRTTNLLWSNAPLTEALAVNDATLAGITAPADRRKLEINEGFMRIAAGGPVRGLALLEDLETDVGDAADVNVWLRGAWMKPFGLALVGRTGEAAAWAERAHAGHRRVDEHALVSHPAVQRIPLVLALGEAGRLAEALREGERAYAELVAADSVVRVWMAVFLGRVEWLAGHPVTARGWWAEAAALARGIDHVMALRPVLGGLAACAAVLGDLEAAETTLAEYRGLPPLAPGLLSAGEEHLGEAWLLATRGHLGEARALLTAAAGTARGTGHLTGEALLLTDVARLGGAKDAADRLAELAHRCDGALAPARARLAAALADDDPGRLLQAADACQAVGADLLAAEAATAASAAWRRAHASRRASAVAHRAGAALARCEGARTPLLTIGQATEPLTAREHEIALLASAGNASKDIAEILALSVRTVDNHLQRAYAKLGVTTRRELARTFRTVPPGASPHHARRPS; encoded by the coding sequence ATGCGGGATCGGATGGGCCGATGGCCGTTGGTGGGGCGCGGGCCGGAAATCGACGCCTTCGCCGTGGCTCTGACCGAGCCGGAGTGCCGGGGGTTCGTGGTGGGCGGTCCGGCCGGGGTGGGGAAGTCCCGGCTGGCGGAGGAGTGCCTGGACCGGGCCGCGGCGGCGGGATTCCGGGTGGGGCGGGCCACCGCGAGCGCCGCGGCGGGCGCGGTGCCGCTGGGAGCGATCGCCCATCTGCTGCCGGCCGGGGTGGACCTGTCCGACCCGGTGGCCGGGTTCGCCGCCGTCGTGCGAGGGCTGGCCGCCGGGCCGGGACAGCGACGGTGGGTGCTGCTGGTCGACGACCTGCACCTGCTGGACGCGGCTTCGGCGGTGCTGTTGCGGCAGCTGATGGACGCCGGCGCGATCCTGCTGATCGGCACCGTCCGCGCCGGCGAGCCGCACGGCAAGGCGGTCGCGGCGCTGCGCGGCGGGGACGAGGTCTCCCGGGTCGACCTGACCGTACTCACCGCGGAGCAGACCGAGGCACTGCTGCCGGCCGTGCTCGGGGGACCGGTCGACCGGCGCACTGTGCACGAACTGTCGCTCGCGAGCGGCGGCAACGTGCTGTACCTGCGTGAACTGGTCCTCGGTGCGCTGACCGCCGGTGACCTGACCGAGGACGGGGAGATCTGGCACCTGCGCGAGGGGCGGCTGCCGGGCACCGCGCGGCTGACCGAGGTGATCGGCGCCCGGCTGGCCGCCGCCTCCGCGGGCCGGCCCGTCCTGGAACTGCTGGCGCTGTGCGAGCCGTTGCCGCCGGCCGATGCCGAGGCCCTCGCTCCGCCCCGGGTGCTGGCAGCCCTGGAAGAGGCGGGACTGATCCGCGTCGTCCAGGACCGGCGGCGCGTCACCGTGACGCTGGCCCACCCCCTGTACGGCGAAGTGCTGCGGGCCGCACTGCCGGTACTGCGCCGCCGGACCCTGTTACTGGACCAGGCCGCACGCGTCGAGGCCCGTGGCGCCCGCCGGCGCGGCGATCTGCTGCGCGTCGCCACCTGGCGGCTGGCCGCCACCGGCACCGCCGACCCCGCCCTGCTCGTGCAGGCCGCCGTGCTGGCCCGCCACGCCCACGACTACCACCAGACCGTCGCACTTCTGACCGCCCTGCCGGAGAAGCACCACACCACCACCACCGGCCTGACGCTCGGCAACGCCTTCTTCGAGACGGGCCGCTGGGACGAGGCCGAGGCGGCGCTCGCACAGGCCGACGCCCGTGCCGTCGACACACGGGAGAAACTGGCGGTCACCTTGGTCCGGACGACGAATCTGCTGTGGAGCAACGCCCCGCTCACCGAGGCACTCGCGGTCAACGACGCCACCCTGGCCGGGATCACCGCCCCCGCGGACCGCCGCAAACTGGAGATCAACGAGGGCTTCATGCGGATCGCCGCCGGCGGCCCGGTTCGGGGGCTGGCCCTCCTGGAGGACCTGGAGACCGACGTGGGCGACGCCGCCGACGTCAACGTCTGGCTGCGAGGCGCCTGGATGAAGCCGTTCGGCCTGGCGCTGGTGGGCCGCACCGGCGAGGCCGCGGCCTGGGCGGAACGCGCCCACGCGGGACACCGGCGGGTCGACGAGCACGCCCTGGTGTCGCATCCCGCCGTTCAGCGCATCCCGCTCGTCCTCGCCCTCGGTGAAGCCGGCCGCCTGGCCGAAGCCCTCCGGGAGGGGGAGCGCGCCTACGCCGAACTGGTGGCCGCCGATTCCGTGGTGCGGGTCTGGATGGCGGTGTTCCTCGGCCGCGTCGAGTGGCTGGCCGGGCATCCCGTCACCGCCCGCGGCTGGTGGGCCGAGGCCGCCGCCCTGGCCCGCGGGATCGACCACGTCATGGCGCTGCGCCCGGTGCTCGGCGGGCTCGCCGCCTGCGCCGCCGTACTGGGGGACCTGGAGGCGGCCGAGACCACGCTCGCGGAGTACCGCGGCCTGCCACCACTGGCACCGGGCCTGCTGTCCGCCGGCGAGGAACACCTGGGCGAGGCATGGCTGCTGGCGACCCGCGGACACCTGGGGGAGGCACGGGCCCTGCTGACCGCCGCCGCGGGCACCGCCCGCGGCACCGGTCATCTCACCGGGGAGGCGCTGCTGCTGACCGACGTGGCCCGTCTCGGCGGAGCCAAGGACGCGGCGGACAGGCTGGCCGAACTCGCCCACAGGTGCGACGGGGCGCTCGCCCCGGCCCGGGCCCGGCTGGCGGCGGCGCTCGCCGACGACGACCCGGGCCGGCTCCTCCAGGCCGCGGACGCGTGCCAGGCGGTCGGCGCGGACCTGCTCGCCGCCGAGGCGGCCACGGCCGCCTCGGCCGCCTGGCGCCGGGCTCACGCGTCCCGCCGTGCCTCGGCGGTCGCCCACCGGGCCGGCGCGGCCCTGGCCCGCTGCGAGGGCGCCCGCACACCGCTGCTGACCATCGGCCAGGCCACGGAGCCGCTCACCGCCCGCGAACACGAGATCGCGCTGCTCGCCTCGGCCGGCAACGCCAGCAAGGACATCGCCGAGATCCTGGCCCTGTCGGTGCGCACCGTCGACAACCACCTCCAGCGCGCCTACGCCAAACTCGGCGTCACCACCCGACGCGAACTGGCCCGGACCTTCAGGACGGTGCCCCCGGGAGCGTCCCCGCATCACGCGCGCCGTCCGTCGTAG
- a CDS encoding NPP1 family protein, producing MRNLSSPGVRQPAPGRLKRKASWFGVLFGATVLTVALPSAVAQAENLPNLPQNAGGYEASFSPAYDYDGDGCYPVAAIAPDGTLNPGLNTTGAVNGSCRDQSDLDRTQTYARSKCNNGWCAVVYASYFEKDQAVAGSGLGGHRHDFEHVISWINQASNQVEYVSTTQHSSQKTYARSEVRFDGSHPKIVYHKDGLGTHFFRLANNNDEPPENHYHNWRQPPIVDWNGWPTIELRDRLMNADFGSATIKTTDKDDRFRNLLNASKPAGIPFDPWN from the coding sequence ATGAGAAACCTGTCATCACCCGGAGTACGTCAGCCGGCTCCCGGACGCCTGAAGCGGAAGGCGTCCTGGTTCGGGGTGCTGTTCGGCGCCACCGTCCTGACCGTCGCGCTCCCCTCGGCGGTGGCCCAGGCGGAGAACCTGCCGAATCTTCCCCAGAACGCCGGCGGGTACGAGGCGTCGTTCTCGCCCGCGTACGACTACGACGGCGACGGCTGCTACCCGGTCGCCGCCATCGCTCCCGACGGGACGCTCAATCCCGGTCTGAACACCACCGGTGCCGTCAACGGCAGTTGCCGTGACCAGTCCGACCTCGACCGGACGCAGACCTACGCGCGCTCGAAGTGCAACAACGGGTGGTGTGCCGTCGTGTACGCCAGCTACTTCGAGAAGGACCAGGCGGTGGCCGGCAGCGGCCTCGGAGGACACCGCCACGACTTCGAGCACGTGATCTCCTGGATCAACCAGGCGTCCAACCAGGTGGAGTACGTCTCGACCACGCAGCACTCCAGCCAGAAGACGTACGCGCGTTCCGAGGTCCGGTTCGACGGTTCGCACCCCAAGATCGTGTACCACAAGGACGGCCTGGGCACGCACTTCTTCCGGCTCGCCAACAACAACGACGAGCCTCCGGAGAACCATTACCACAACTGGCGTCAGCCTCCCATCGTGGACTGGAACGGCTGGCCCACCATCGAACTGCGCGACCGGCTGATGAACGCGGACTTCGGGTCGGCCACCATCAAGACCACGGACAAGGACGACCGTTTCCGCAATCTCCTGAACGCCTCCAAGCCCGCCGGGATCCCGTTCGACCCGTGGAACTGA
- a CDS encoding MFS transporter has translation MSDAPTRYKNTPATPVMPEPPGSRARRGLSRPVAFASIAAVFILFMAASSAPSPLYVIYQHEWSFSATTLTGVFAVYVAGMIAALLVLGALSDHIGRRPVLAAAIALEAVAMVLFIVAGDVSILLTARLVQGIATGAAMTTLGATLVDLNPPHAPHRAGVITGAAPTFGLGLGALGCGFLAEYGPHPTRLVYALLLAGVVLAGLLVALLPETAQRRPGAARSLRPRLGVAPRLRSDLIALVPILVASWALGGLYLALGPSVAANLFGLSSHVIGGLVVTLLCGPASVTVFLLRGWPTERTLALAAGLLLVGTAVGLTGVQEHSLTMAAVGTAIAGVGFGGSALASFGTLARIAEPAERGELFAVAFVISYLAFSIPAVVAGFATTNVGLHETSVVYSAAVIAFSALALVAQWLRTARARNTDRRDRIAGVEDW, from the coding sequence ATGTCTGACGCACCCACGCGCTACAAGAACACCCCGGCAACCCCGGTCATGCCCGAGCCGCCGGGCAGCCGTGCGCGACGGGGGCTGAGCCGCCCGGTGGCCTTCGCCTCCATCGCGGCCGTCTTCATCCTGTTCATGGCCGCGTCGAGCGCGCCGTCCCCGCTCTACGTCATCTACCAGCACGAATGGAGCTTCTCGGCCACCACGCTCACCGGCGTGTTCGCCGTGTACGTGGCCGGCATGATCGCCGCGCTCCTGGTGCTCGGGGCCCTGTCCGACCACATCGGCCGCCGGCCCGTCCTGGCCGCCGCCATCGCCCTCGAAGCCGTGGCGATGGTCCTGTTCATCGTCGCCGGCGACGTCTCGATACTTCTGACCGCCCGATTGGTGCAGGGCATCGCCACGGGTGCGGCCATGACGACGCTCGGCGCGACACTCGTCGATCTCAACCCGCCCCACGCACCGCATCGCGCCGGTGTCATCACCGGAGCGGCCCCGACCTTCGGACTCGGCCTGGGTGCGCTGGGCTGCGGCTTCCTCGCGGAGTACGGGCCGCACCCGACCCGGCTGGTCTACGCGCTGCTGCTCGCGGGAGTGGTCCTCGCCGGTCTGCTCGTCGCCCTGCTGCCCGAGACGGCACAGCGCCGGCCGGGTGCCGCGCGGTCGCTGCGGCCGCGTCTGGGTGTCGCTCCGCGACTGCGCTCCGACCTGATCGCCCTCGTACCGATCCTGGTGGCGAGCTGGGCCCTCGGCGGGCTGTACCTGGCGCTCGGTCCGTCCGTGGCGGCCAATCTGTTCGGTCTGTCCAGCCATGTCATCGGCGGCCTCGTGGTCACCCTGCTCTGCGGACCCGCCTCGGTCACCGTCTTCCTGCTGCGCGGCTGGCCCACCGAGCGGACCCTCGCCCTGGCGGCGGGCCTGCTGCTCGTCGGGACGGCGGTCGGTCTGACCGGGGTGCAGGAGCACTCGCTCACGATGGCCGCCGTCGGCACCGCCATCGCCGGAGTCGGCTTCGGCGGCTCGGCCCTGGCCAGCTTCGGCACGCTGGCCAGGATCGCCGAACCGGCCGAGCGGGGCGAGCTGTTCGCGGTCGCGTTCGTCATCTCGTACCTGGCCTTCAGCATCCCCGCCGTGGTCGCCGGGTTCGCCACCACGAACGTGGGCCTGCACGAGACCTCGGTCGTCTACAGCGCGGCCGTCATCGCCTTCAGCGCCCTCGCGCTCGTCGCCCAGTGGCTGCGCACCGCCCGCGCCAGGAACACCGACCGCCGCGACCGGATCGCCGGAGTCGAGGACTGGTGA
- a CDS encoding TetR/AcrR family transcriptional regulator, whose amino-acid sequence MTEATAHARPGGRSAKVRAAVHHAVEELVTEEPVEALTIPVIAARAGVHATTVYRRWGSVAQLLNDVATSRFSGDVVVPDTGSLSGDLERWMGDVATDLADPDVLALMRAAIGSGPEGGCACSADRHAQLGAIIEREQTRGGEVPSVGRAIDTLLGPLYYRAIFSAQPASSEWARGLVATLLAAIRREAPLGPGGSPTG is encoded by the coding sequence ATGACCGAAGCAACAGCTCATGCCCGTCCCGGCGGCCGCTCCGCGAAGGTGCGAGCGGCCGTTCACCACGCGGTCGAGGAACTGGTCACCGAAGAGCCGGTCGAGGCGCTGACCATCCCCGTCATCGCGGCGCGCGCCGGCGTGCACGCGACCACCGTGTACCGGCGCTGGGGTTCGGTGGCGCAGTTGCTGAACGATGTGGCCACCAGCCGGTTCAGCGGCGACGTGGTGGTTCCGGACACCGGTTCCCTGTCGGGTGACCTGGAGCGGTGGATGGGCGACGTGGCCACCGACCTCGCCGACCCCGACGTCCTCGCCCTCATGCGCGCGGCCATCGGCTCGGGTCCGGAAGGCGGGTGCGCCTGCTCGGCCGACCGGCACGCACAGCTCGGCGCGATCATCGAGCGGGAGCAGACGCGCGGCGGCGAGGTCCCGAGCGTGGGCAGGGCCATCGACACGCTCCTCGGCCCGCTGTACTACCGCGCGATCTTCAGTGCGCAGCCCGCGTCCAGCGAGTGGGCGCGGGGCCTGGTGGCGACGCTGCTGGCGGCGATCCGGCGTGAGGCTCCCCTCGGACCGGGCGGCTCACCGACCGGGTGA
- a CDS encoding ornithine cyclodeaminase family protein: MTGVLVLDRSRTRAALDPPRVMEAVATALVAIGRGEVSAPPRIAARTASGLLGAMPGHVPGLGLAAKLVSVFGDPDRPGRSAHRGMVALFDADDGRPLALMDAESLTGIRTAAAATWSARALAAAEPAGPATVIGTGAQARAQVALLAALDPTAPVVVVGRDPLRARLTADLHPEGRTATGVEAAVRAAGVVFCCTGATRPVVRRDWLAAGTHISSVGGSHGPELDTGTLRDAALFAEWEGAATAEPPAGAHELQDLPAGRTVTLLGRVLSGDHPGRRTAEELTVFKSTGHAALDVAAAHVVHAVASAAGWGTRVDL; this comes from the coding sequence ATGACCGGGGTCCTCGTCCTCGACCGGTCCCGGACCCGCGCCGCCCTCGACCCCCCACGCGTCATGGAGGCGGTCGCGACCGCACTCGTCGCCATCGGCCGGGGAGAGGTGTCGGCGCCGCCCAGAATCGCCGCGCGCACCGCGAGCGGACTGCTGGGCGCCATGCCCGGACACGTTCCGGGGCTCGGCCTCGCGGCCAAGCTCGTCTCCGTGTTCGGCGATCCCGACCGCCCCGGCCGCAGCGCGCACCGCGGGATGGTGGCCCTCTTCGACGCCGACGACGGCCGGCCGCTGGCCCTCATGGACGCCGAGTCCCTCACCGGCATCCGGACGGCCGCCGCCGCCACCTGGAGCGCCCGCGCCCTGGCCGCGGCCGAACCGGCCGGACCGGCGACCGTGATCGGCACCGGCGCCCAGGCCCGCGCCCAGGTCGCCCTGCTCGCGGCGCTCGACCCGACCGCGCCCGTCGTCGTGGTGGGCCGTGACCCGCTCCGCGCCCGGCTCACCGCCGACCTGCATCCCGAGGGAAGGACGGCCACGGGTGTCGAGGCGGCGGTCCGCGCGGCGGGCGTCGTCTTCTGCTGCACCGGTGCGACCCGGCCCGTGGTGCGCCGTGACTGGCTCGCGGCCGGCACCCACATCAGCTCGGTCGGCGGTTCGCACGGTCCAGAGCTGGACACCGGCACCCTGCGGGACGCGGCGCTCTTCGCCGAGTGGGAGGGCGCGGCCACGGCCGAACCCCCGGCCGGAGCCCACGAGTTGCAGGATCTGCCCGCGGGGCGGACGGTCACCCTGCTCGGCCGCGTGCTGTCCGGGGACCACCCCGGACGGCGGACCGCGGAGGAGCTGACCGTGTTCAAGTCGACCGGGCACGCCGCCCTGGACGTGGCCGCCGCGCATGTCGTCCACGCCGTCGCCTCGGCCGCCGGGTGGGGGACGAGGGTCGACCTCTGA
- a CDS encoding IclR family transcriptional regulator — translation MPEAPRTAVDKALDLVEAVARSPRPPRLTDLAEAVDLHRATAYRILLDLVRRGWVLRAGDRYLPGTAVLQLSAAAARHSLVALARPVLLGLSGATEMMVNLQVLEEDRSRVIDVVRPERLGMITRLLGEALPVHRFAGPLALVAALEPDARGPYLRPAEEAGHPLSGPGGLVAEIERTRRSGFAVEHGRNEKPVASLSRAVVVDQGTPLCALTVVGLDAEIDTARLLLLKQRLREAAEELGRLLSSTGAVTAATEVPA, via the coding sequence ATGCCCGAAGCCCCCCGTACGGCGGTGGACAAGGCACTGGACCTGGTCGAGGCCGTGGCCCGCTCGCCCCGGCCGCCGCGCCTCACCGACCTGGCCGAGGCCGTGGACCTGCACCGGGCGACCGCGTACCGGATCCTGCTGGATCTCGTCCGGCGCGGCTGGGTGCTGCGCGCCGGCGACCGCTACCTCCCCGGCACGGCGGTCCTCCAGCTGTCCGCCGCCGCCGCGCGCCATTCCCTCGTCGCCCTGGCCCGGCCGGTACTGCTCGGACTTTCCGGGGCCACGGAGATGATGGTCAACCTCCAGGTCCTCGAGGAGGACCGCTCCCGGGTGATCGACGTCGTACGGCCCGAGCGCCTCGGCATGATCACGCGCCTGCTCGGCGAGGCGCTGCCCGTCCACCGGTTCGCGGGCCCCCTGGCCCTGGTCGCCGCGCTCGAACCGGACGCGCGCGGACCCTATCTCCGCCCGGCCGAGGAGGCGGGGCACCCCCTCAGCGGGCCTGGAGGGCTGGTGGCGGAGATCGAACGCACCCGGCGGTCCGGGTTCGCCGTCGAGCACGGCCGCAACGAGAAGCCGGTCGCCTCGCTGAGCCGCGCGGTGGTCGTGGACCAGGGGACCCCTCTGTGCGCCCTCACCGTGGTGGGTCTCGACGCGGAGATCGACACGGCGCGGCTCCTCCTTCTCAAACAGCGGCTGCGTGAGGCCGCCGAGGAACTGGGGCGCCTGCTGTCCTCGACCGGGGCCGTGACCGCCGCGACGGAGGTACCGGCATGA